In one window of Paenibacillus sp. DNA:
- a CDS encoding Stp1/IreP family PP2C-type Ser/Thr phosphatase: MLKAAYKSDVGRVRAVNEDRVVVRDGVAGCTLAIVADGMGGHQAGDTASQITIELVEEALSRIEGEPDEAEREARLVEAIREANAKVFEVASGKEHYRGMGTTVTVALANESRVLIGHIGDSRAYYINHEQFAQITEDHTLVNELVKTGQLTPDEAAVHPRRNVITRALGTEADVDVDLSYVQWKPGDMLLLCSDGLSNLVPEEELTRTVRGEGTLGEKVDRLVEYALNAGGDDNITVVLIANVP, encoded by the coding sequence ATGCTGAAAGCTGCATATAAATCCGACGTGGGCCGCGTCCGCGCCGTGAACGAGGATCGGGTCGTCGTAAGAGACGGGGTGGCGGGCTGCACGCTCGCCATCGTCGCCGACGGCATGGGCGGGCATCAAGCCGGGGACACGGCGAGCCAAATTACGATCGAGCTCGTCGAGGAGGCGTTAAGCCGCATCGAAGGCGAACCGGACGAGGCGGAGCGCGAAGCGCGGCTCGTCGAAGCGATCCGCGAGGCGAACGCGAAGGTGTTCGAGGTCGCGTCGGGCAAGGAGCATTACCGGGGGATGGGGACGACGGTGACGGTGGCGCTTGCGAACGAATCCCGGGTGCTGATCGGGCACATCGGCGATTCGCGGGCCTATTACATTAATCATGAGCAGTTTGCGCAAATCACCGAAGACCATACGCTCGTCAACGAATTGGTCAAAACCGGCCAGTTGACCCCGGACGAGGCGGCGGTGCATCCGCGGCGGAACGTCATCACTAGGGCGCTCGGCACCGAGGCCGACGTGGACGTCGACCTGTCGTACGTGCAGTGGAAGCCGGGCGACATGCTGCTGCTGTGCAGCGACGGCCTCTCAAATCTCGTGCCCGAGGAAGAGCTGACGCGAACGGTTCGCGGCGAGGGGACGCTCGGCGAGAAGGTGGACCGGC